The genomic interval CTCCGACCTCCGCAATGACACAAGGTCCGACAGGTCCCGGTCCGACAGCTCGGTCAACGACGACTCACCGGAGCCGAGGATCGCGTCTGCCAACGCCCGCTTGGATTCGAGCATTTCGGCGATGCGGTCCTCTACCGTGCCCTCGGTGATGAGGCGGTGGACCTGGACCGGCTGGGTCTGGCCGATGCGGTAGGCGCGGTCGGTGGCCTGTTCCTCGACGGCCGGGTTCCACCAGCGGTCGAAGTGGACGACGTGGCCCGCGCGGGTGAGGTTGAGGCCGGTGCCCGCCGCCTTCAGGGAGAGGACCAGGACCGGGGTCGCGCCCGCCTGGAAGCGGTCCACCATGCGCTCCCGCTCCGGTACCGGTGTGCCGCCGTGGAGCAGCTCCACCGGGACCGCGCGGGCGGACAGGTGGGCGGTGATCAGGCGGGCCATGCCGACGTACTGCGTGAAAACGATCGCGGAACGGTCTTCCGACAGCAGGGTGTCCAACAGCTCGTCCAGCAGGGCGAGTTTGCCGGAACGGGCGGCGAGGCGGTCTCCGGTAGCCTGTGCTGCCGCGTGCTCCTCCTTCAGGTACAGCGCCGGGTGGTCGCAGATCTGTTTGAGGGAGGTGAGGAGCTTCAGGACAAGGCCCCGGCGGGCGATGCCCTCCGTCGTCTCGATGGCCAGCATCGACTCCCGTACCACCGCCTCGTACAGCGAGGCCTGTTCGCGGGTGAGCGGGACCGGGTGGTCCGTCTCCGTCTTGGGCGGCAGTTCGGGGACGATGCCCGGGTCGGACTTCTTGCGGCGCAGCAGGAACGGGCGGACCAGGCGGGCGAGCCGGGTCACCGCCTCCTCGTCCTCGCCGTTCTCCACCGCACGCGCGTGCCGGGCGCGGAAGGACTTCAGGGGGCCGAGGAGTCCGGGGGTCGTCCAGTCCAGCAGGGCCCAGAGTTCGGAGAGGTTGTTCTCCACGGGGGTGCCGGTCAGCGCCACGCGCGCGGGGGTCGGGATCGTGCGCAGGGCCTTCGCCGTCGCCGAGTACGGGTTCTTCACGTGCTGTGCCTCGTCCGCGACGACCATGCCCCACTGCTGTTGGGCCAATGTGGACGCGGCCGAGCGCATCGTGCCGTACGTCGTGAGGACGAAGCCGCCGGTCAGGTCCTCCAGGGTGCGGTCCGCGCCGTGGAAGCGGCGGACGGGGACTCCGGGGGCGAAGCGGGTGATCTCCCGCTGCCAGTTGCCGAGGAGTGAGGCGGGGCAGACCACCAGGGTGGGGGCGCGGTGGGCCCGTCGCAGGTGCAGGGCGATGAGGGTGATCGTCTTGCCCAGGCCCATGTCGTCGGCCAGGCAGCCGCCCAGGCCGAGGGAGGTCATGAGGTCGAGCCAGGCCAGGCCCCGGAGTTGGTAGTCCCGGAGGGTGGCGTCCAGTCCCGGGGGTGGTTCGGCGGGCTGGATGCCGGCCGTGAGGCGGTCGCGCAGGGTCGCCAACGCGCCCACCGGGACGGCCTCCACCCGCTCGCCGTCGACCTCTGCCGTGCCGGTGAGCGCGACGGACAGCGCGTCCACCGGGTCGAGCAGGCCGAGTTCGCGTTTGCGGGCCTTGCGGACGAGGGCCGGGTCGACCAGCACCCACTGGTCCCGGAGACGTACCACCGGACGGTGGGCCTCGGCCAGCATGTCCATCTCGGCCTCGGTGAGCGGGTCGCCGCCGAGCGCCAACTGCCAGCGGAACTGGAGGAGTTCCTCGCTCTCGAAGAAGCCGGTGCCATCGGTCGCGGAGCCCGGCGCCGACCGGACCACGGCCGCTGCCGTCAGGTCCTGTGCAAGGTCCCGGGGCCAGTGGACGGCGACCCCGGCCGCCGCGAGCCGGGTGGCCGCCATGCCGAGCAGGTCGCCCAACTCCTCCTCGGACAGGGCGAGTACGTCGGGCACGTCCAGCTCGGAGAGACGGTCCAGCGGAGGCCATACGCGCGCGGCCCGTCGTACGGCCAGCGCGGCGTCCACGCGCGCGCGGGGGCCGAAGGCGGTGTCGGCCGTGCCCGCCCACAGGGCCGCCGCGTCGACCACGAGGGTCGGGTCGGCGAGGCTGTGCACCTGGACGATCGCCGCGCCCGCACTGCGCACCCGTCCGCCGTCGTCGAACAGGTCGTACGCCGACAGGTCCAGGCGGAGCGAGATCCGCACGCCCGCGTCCATACCGGCGGCGACCTCCGCGGCCCAGTCCTGGGCGTCCCGCAGGCGCTGCGGCTTGCGGGCCGCGAAGGGCATTCCGGAGGTGTACGGCGCGGCCGGGGTGCGGGGCAGGGTGTCCGCGACCGCGTCCAGGAAGGACCGCATCAGCGCTTCCGGCTCGGGCAGCCGCAGCGGGCCCGGGCCGGGCAGCGGGACCGCGTGGCCCTCGTACGGAAGGGCCGCCGCCACCGCGCGGACGTGCGCGATGTCCTCCGGCTCCAGGGGGCCCGCGCGCCACGCGTCATGGCCTGCGGCGGTGAGGCCGGGGAGCAGTCGGCCACGGGCGGCGAGCCGTAGCGCGTGCAGGGCGGCGGCGCCCCAGCAGGCCGTGGCGGGGTGGGCGGCGGGGTCACGGCGGGCGCGCACGAGCAGCGGGAGGGCCGCCTCGATCGGCAGGGTCAGTGCGGGGGCGGACCTGCGGCGGACCACGGTGCCCTGTCGTCGTACGACGGTCAACTCGGTCTGTTCCACGCCCACTTCCGCTTCAGGGAGTGCGCGCTCGCCGTCGGGGTCCCAGAAGGCGATGCGGCCCTCGCGCGGGACGACGGGGGACGGCAGGAAGACCGCGGCCAGTCTTACGGAGATCTGCTCCGTCATCGCCGTGTCCGTCATACGTCCTGTCACCTCCCGCCCGTCAGTCGTGTCAGCTGTCTTCGACTCTACGGGCGGGGTCTGACAATCGGCCCCGGCGACCGGCCGGGGCCACCTGCTAGGGAACCGTGCGGGAGACGACGAAGACCATGGGGAGCTTCGGATCGGACAGGTTCACCACGATGTCCTGGGTGGGGGCCGGGTCCTTCTGTTTGTTGACGACGCCCCACCAGGGGCCGGGGCCGGTGAACTTCCAGCCGGTGATCTTCTGGTCGCGGGCGCTGATGGTGATGTCCTTCTTCTTCAGCGTGCCCCGGTCGACGTTTATCCCGGCGAGGAAGGTGTCCAGGCCCGCGTCGGTGGTCTCGAACTGGACGTAGAGGCGGCTGGTCTTCCAGTTGTTGGTCTCGTAGAACGCGACCTTCTCCGCCGGGTGCGGGACCGGTACCTGGTAGAGGCGCCGCTGCACCTTCGAGGGCCAGCCCACGGTGAGCCCGGTCGCCGAGTACTTGTACTCCTTGTCCTTGCCGCTGTTGCGGCTCTGGTTGGCGGAGATCGCCAGATAGACGGCCGGTACGCCGATGA from Streptomyces sp. NBC_01288 carries:
- a CDS encoding sugar kinase codes for the protein MTASLPRQAMPRDEPPRPPEDPRHKARRRAITLLIIVLLIGVPAVYLAISANQSRNSGKDKEYKYSATGLTVGWPSKVQRRLYQVPVPHPAEKVAFYETNNWKTSRLYVQFETTDAGLDTFLAGINVDRGTLKKKDITISARDQKITGWKFTGPGPWWGVVNKQKDPAPTQDIVVNLSDPKLPMVFVVSRTVP
- a CDS encoding DEAD/DEAH box helicase, whose protein sequence is MTDTAMTEQISVRLAAVFLPSPVVPREGRIAFWDPDGERALPEAEVGVEQTELTVVRRQGTVVRRRSAPALTLPIEAALPLLVRARRDPAAHPATACWGAAALHALRLAARGRLLPGLTAAGHDAWRAGPLEPEDIAHVRAVAAALPYEGHAVPLPGPGPLRLPEPEALMRSFLDAVADTLPRTPAAPYTSGMPFAARKPQRLRDAQDWAAEVAAGMDAGVRISLRLDLSAYDLFDDGGRVRSAGAAIVQVHSLADPTLVVDAAALWAGTADTAFGPRARVDAALAVRRAARVWPPLDRLSELDVPDVLALSEEELGDLLGMAATRLAAAGVAVHWPRDLAQDLTAAAVVRSAPGSATDGTGFFESEELLQFRWQLALGGDPLTEAEMDMLAEAHRPVVRLRDQWVLVDPALVRKARKRELGLLDPVDALSVALTGTAEVDGERVEAVPVGALATLRDRLTAGIQPAEPPPGLDATLRDYQLRGLAWLDLMTSLGLGGCLADDMGLGKTITLIALHLRRAHRAPTLVVCPASLLGNWQREITRFAPGVPVRRFHGADRTLEDLTGGFVLTTYGTMRSAASTLAQQQWGMVVADEAQHVKNPYSATAKALRTIPTPARVALTGTPVENNLSELWALLDWTTPGLLGPLKSFRARHARAVENGEDEEAVTRLARLVRPFLLRRKKSDPGIVPELPPKTETDHPVPLTREQASLYEAVVRESMLAIETTEGIARRGLVLKLLTSLKQICDHPALYLKEEHAAAQATGDRLAARSGKLALLDELLDTLLSEDRSAIVFTQYVGMARLITAHLSARAVPVELLHGGTPVPERERMVDRFQAGATPVLVLSLKAAGTGLNLTRAGHVVHFDRWWNPAVEEQATDRAYRIGQTQPVQVHRLITEGTVEDRIAEMLESKRALADAILGSGESSLTELSDRDLSDLVSLRRSE